The Saccharopolyspora gloriosae genome has a segment encoding these proteins:
- a CDS encoding heavy-metal-associated domain-containing protein: MSQSTYTVTGMTCGHCVSSVTEEISELSGVSDVAVDLATGAVTVTSTEPLSENAVRGAVEEAGYQLVNA, from the coding sequence ATGAGCCAGTCGACCTACACCGTGACCGGGATGACCTGTGGCCACTGCGTGAGCTCGGTGACCGAGGAGATCAGCGAGCTCTCCGGCGTCTCCGACGTCGCCGTCGATCTCGCCACCGGCGCGGTGACCGTGACCAGCACCGAACCGCTCTCCGAGAACGCGGTGCGCGGTGCGGTCGAGGAGGCCGGCTACCAGCTGGTGAACGCGTAG
- a CDS encoding helix-turn-helix transcriptional regulator, whose translation MRWNLRLAAANRGIWKAGDLQRRLAERGMVISAGKMSALWSGQPGSVKLNDLDVLCVVLGCGVDELLIPQPERVRGAVDRVAESEHSDPM comes from the coding sequence ATGCGATGGAATCTGCGGCTGGCTGCGGCCAATCGCGGTATATGGAAGGCGGGTGACCTGCAGCGCAGACTCGCCGAACGGGGCATGGTGATCTCGGCGGGCAAGATGTCGGCGCTGTGGTCCGGCCAGCCCGGCAGCGTCAAGCTCAACGACTTGGACGTGCTCTGCGTCGTCCTCGGCTGCGGGGTGGATGAGCTGCTCATTCCGCAGCCCGAGCGAGTTCGCGGCGCCGTCGACCGTGTGGCGGAATCGGAGCATTCCGATCCGATGTGA
- a CDS encoding DUF1015 family protein: MTSSVRVGVDIRPFRAWVLAPERLRGLVDRHATPWDRVDIGNSVRLLDEWKRLAVLAREERPAMYVYQQSGPLGVQRGVISAVHLDSRLLPHEDVTPAHTDGMVELMRAGEMSMPPILLGYSGTDRTAEQLETATRQRPLTELRTPDGQEHRVWRLAERETCGEIIDALHQRSALIADGHHRHVAARRFRRDVHAAGYGRGPWDYLPALLVDTKRSPFRLRPVHRVLPHADPWRVLAAAQQWFQITALSGPLEEWLDVLRARAYHGPAFIIATPERAFLLDRPDAHFLAGPCGRFAESLRSMHISVLQAFLDTIRDSPEMTVHHEPSAPRALSVVRELGGVAAITFPPSKLDLSAAAATGVRLPAKATAFGPNPHPGLVLRTLPSPRLPS, encoded by the coding sequence GTGACGAGTTCGGTACGTGTGGGAGTGGACATCCGCCCGTTCCGCGCCTGGGTCCTCGCGCCCGAACGCCTGCGCGGCCTCGTGGACCGGCACGCTACCCCGTGGGATCGCGTGGACATCGGGAATTCCGTGCGGTTGCTGGACGAATGGAAGCGGCTCGCAGTCCTGGCCCGCGAGGAACGGCCCGCGATGTACGTCTACCAGCAGTCCGGCCCGCTCGGCGTGCAACGCGGAGTGATCTCCGCCGTGCACCTGGACAGCCGGCTGCTGCCGCACGAGGACGTCACGCCGGCGCACACCGACGGCATGGTCGAACTGATGCGGGCGGGAGAAATGAGCATGCCGCCCATCTTGCTCGGCTATTCCGGGACGGACCGCACCGCCGAGCAACTGGAAACGGCGACCCGGCAACGGCCACTGACCGAACTGCGCACCCCCGACGGTCAGGAACACCGCGTATGGCGACTCGCGGAACGGGAAACCTGCGGTGAGATCATTGATGCGCTGCATCAACGGTCCGCGCTGATCGCGGACGGGCATCACCGGCATGTCGCCGCCCGGCGGTTCCGCCGGGACGTTCACGCCGCCGGATATGGCCGTGGACCGTGGGATTACCTGCCCGCGTTGCTCGTCGACACCAAGCGCAGTCCGTTTCGGCTGCGGCCGGTGCACCGGGTGTTGCCGCACGCCGACCCGTGGAGAGTGCTCGCCGCCGCGCAGCAGTGGTTCCAAATCACGGCGCTGAGCGGACCGTTGGAGGAATGGCTCGACGTATTGCGGGCGCGGGCGTACCACGGGCCTGCGTTCATCATCGCCACCCCGGAGCGGGCGTTCCTCCTGGACCGTCCCGATGCGCATTTCCTGGCCGGGCCGTGCGGGCGGTTCGCGGAGTCGTTGCGGTCGATGCACATCTCTGTGCTGCAGGCTTTCCTTGACACGATTCGGGATTCGCCGGAGATGACCGTGCACCACGAGCCGAGTGCGCCACGGGCGTTGAGCGTGGTGCGTGAACTCGGTGGCGTCGCCGCCATCACGTTCCCTCCGAGCAAGTTGGATTTGTCCGCGGCGGCGGCGACCGGGGTGCGTCTCCCGGCGAAGGCCACGGCGTTCGGCCCCAACCCGCATCCCGGCCTGGTCCTGCGCACGCTCCCCAGCCCTCGCCTGCCGAGCTGA
- a CDS encoding type IV toxin-antitoxin system AbiEi family antitoxin, producing MDRRVVHSSKNRRVIHRTAICPQILRPTWRRRSSTAHRGVMPRRTIVDWDEVATAATHGVLTARALDELGVPRQTVYHRASIGGPWKRLLPGVIMLSSGTPTLEQRHDAALQYAGTGAMITGLAACRLHGMTRLPETDEVHMLIPEARKRASKGFVEIERTTRLPLPVTRGGFRVAPLVRALLDAARRLPTLDQVRALLAEAVQRELVTPEALAVEAKAGSRRGIARCRVVLEEMNANVHSPAESWAYRLAQNSDLPAMQWNVRLLGPDGKLLGIPDGWMDDVGLAWQIDSTEYHLGPTSYENTVLRHTLMTAAGVVVVHTLPKRIRSDPAAVIDELRRSYRAAQQRPRPLVTAVPRAPRQR from the coding sequence TTGGACAGACGGGTCGTTCACTCTTCAAAAAACCGCCGAGTTATCCACAGGACGGCGATTTGTCCACAGATCTTGAGACCGACGTGGCGCCGGCGTTCTTCGACTGCTCATCGTGGAGTCATGCCGAGGAGAACGATCGTTGACTGGGACGAAGTGGCCACGGCCGCCACTCATGGTGTGCTCACCGCACGCGCTCTCGACGAACTCGGCGTGCCAAGACAGACCGTGTACCACCGCGCTTCTATCGGCGGCCCATGGAAACGGCTGCTGCCGGGCGTCATCATGCTGTCCTCCGGCACCCCCACCCTCGAACAGCGCCATGACGCTGCGTTGCAGTACGCGGGCACCGGCGCAATGATCACCGGCTTGGCGGCATGTCGTTTGCACGGCATGACGCGCCTTCCCGAAACCGATGAGGTGCACATGCTCATCCCGGAAGCGCGCAAACGCGCCAGCAAAGGATTCGTCGAGATCGAGCGGACCACACGCCTGCCGTTGCCGGTGACTCGCGGCGGCTTCCGCGTCGCACCTCTCGTCCGGGCATTGCTGGACGCCGCGCGCCGTCTGCCCACCCTGGACCAAGTCCGAGCGCTACTCGCCGAGGCGGTGCAACGGGAATTGGTGACGCCGGAGGCACTCGCCGTCGAAGCGAAAGCCGGCTCACGACGTGGCATCGCCCGATGCCGAGTGGTACTCGAAGAAATGAACGCCAATGTGCATTCGCCCGCCGAAAGCTGGGCGTACCGCTTGGCGCAGAATTCAGATTTGCCCGCCATGCAGTGGAACGTCCGGCTGCTCGGACCGGACGGGAAGTTGCTGGGCATTCCCGACGGCTGGATGGACGACGTGGGACTCGCCTGGCAGATCGACTCCACTGAGTACCACCTGGGGCCGACCTCCTACGAGAACACCGTGCTCCGCCATACCCTCATGACCGCCGCAGGTGTCGTTGTCGTGCACACGCTGCCGAAACGCATCCGCTCTGATCCCGCCGCGGTGATCGATGAACTTCGGCGCTCGTACCGCGCGGCTCAGCAACGACCACGTCCCCTAGTGACCGCGGTCCCGCGTGCACCTCGACAACGCTGA
- a CDS encoding cation-translocating P-type ATPase, producing MSTEASTAPDATGRQVELIIGGMTCASCANRVERKLRKLDGVTATVNYATEKAAVSYPAELDQQRLIDQVEAAGYTAAVPEPPADDTAPEDAEDDPTTALRDRLITAAALSIPVIVLAMVPALQFTYWQWISLALAAPVVVMGGAPFHRAAWTNLRHGAVTMDTLVSLGTIAAFLWSLYALLFGMAGMPGMTHDFDFSIRPGTGSGSIYLEVAAGVTTFILAGRYFEARSKRRAGAALRALLELGAKDVAVLRDGGEHRIPIDRMAVGDRFVVRPGEKIATDGTVDEGGSAIDTSVLTGESVPVEVGPGDSVVGATVNAGGRLIVRATRIGADTQLAQMARLVEEAQTGKAAVQRLADRISAVFVPIVIVLALATLTGWLLAGGGVDAAFTAAVAVLIIACPCALGLATPTALLVGTGRGAQLGVLIKGPEVLESTRRIDTVVLDKTGTVTTGQMSLVGVHLTDDTDERQALRLAGAAEHASEHPIARAIALGATERVGELPVAAEFGNVEGLGVRATVEDHQVSIGRIFDGELPPELRDAKTAAESSGHTAVVLAWDDAARAVLEVADTVKPTSGEAIRRLRGIGLRPVLLTGDNQTVARTVAAEVGIDEVIAEVLPQDKAAVITRLQGEGRAVAMVGDGINDAAALAQADLGLAMGTGTDVAIEASDITLVRGDLRAAVDAIRLSRRTLRTIKGNLFWAFAYNVAALPLAAAGLLNPMIAGAAMGFSSAFVVANSLRLRRFHLTTPS from the coding sequence ATGAGCACTGAAGCGTCGACGGCACCGGACGCCACCGGACGGCAGGTCGAGCTGATCATCGGAGGCATGACCTGCGCCTCGTGCGCGAATCGCGTGGAACGCAAACTCCGCAAACTCGACGGTGTGACCGCCACGGTCAACTACGCCACCGAGAAGGCAGCCGTCAGCTACCCCGCCGAACTCGACCAGCAGCGGCTCATCGACCAGGTCGAAGCCGCCGGCTACACCGCCGCAGTCCCCGAACCGCCCGCCGACGACACCGCTCCCGAGGATGCCGAAGACGATCCGACCACCGCGCTGCGCGATCGGCTGATCACCGCCGCCGCCCTGTCGATACCGGTGATCGTGCTGGCGATGGTGCCGGCCCTGCAGTTCACCTACTGGCAGTGGATTTCCTTGGCGCTCGCCGCGCCCGTCGTCGTCATGGGCGGCGCACCGTTCCACCGGGCGGCGTGGACGAACCTGCGCCACGGCGCGGTCACCATGGACACCCTGGTCTCGCTCGGCACGATCGCCGCATTCCTGTGGTCGCTGTACGCGTTGCTGTTCGGCATGGCCGGAATGCCGGGCATGACCCACGATTTCGACTTCAGCATCCGCCCCGGCACCGGCTCCGGGTCGATCTACCTGGAAGTGGCCGCCGGGGTCACGACGTTCATCCTCGCCGGCCGGTACTTCGAAGCCCGGTCGAAACGACGCGCGGGCGCGGCGCTTCGGGCGCTGCTGGAACTCGGAGCGAAGGACGTCGCGGTGCTGCGCGACGGCGGAGAACACCGCATCCCCATCGACCGGATGGCCGTGGGCGACCGGTTCGTGGTGCGCCCCGGAGAGAAGATCGCCACCGACGGCACCGTCGACGAAGGCGGCTCGGCCATCGACACCAGCGTGCTCACCGGCGAATCCGTACCCGTCGAAGTGGGTCCCGGCGACTCCGTGGTCGGCGCCACCGTCAACGCGGGCGGACGACTGATCGTGCGGGCGACCCGCATCGGCGCCGACACCCAACTCGCGCAGATGGCGCGGCTCGTCGAAGAAGCGCAAACCGGGAAGGCCGCCGTGCAGCGGCTCGCGGACCGGATCTCCGCGGTCTTCGTACCGATCGTCATCGTGCTCGCGCTGGCCACCTTGACCGGCTGGCTGCTCGCGGGAGGCGGCGTGGACGCCGCGTTCACCGCCGCCGTCGCGGTGCTCATCATCGCCTGCCCGTGCGCCCTCGGACTCGCGACCCCGACCGCGCTGCTCGTCGGCACCGGCCGCGGCGCCCAACTCGGCGTGCTCATCAAAGGTCCCGAAGTGCTGGAGTCGACGCGACGCATCGACACCGTCGTGCTGGACAAGACCGGAACCGTCACCACCGGGCAGATGTCGCTGGTCGGCGTGCACCTCACCGACGACACCGACGAACGGCAGGCGCTGCGACTGGCAGGCGCCGCCGAACACGCCTCGGAACATCCGATCGCGAGGGCCATCGCGCTCGGCGCGACCGAGCGAGTCGGGGAGCTCCCGGTGGCCGCGGAATTCGGCAACGTCGAAGGACTCGGGGTACGAGCCACCGTCGAAGACCACCAGGTCAGCATCGGCCGGATCTTCGACGGCGAACTTCCGCCCGAGCTGCGCGACGCGAAGACCGCTGCGGAAAGCTCCGGGCACACCGCCGTCGTACTGGCCTGGGACGACGCCGCACGTGCCGTGCTGGAAGTCGCCGACACCGTGAAGCCCACCTCCGGCGAGGCGATCCGGCGCCTGCGCGGCATCGGGCTGCGTCCGGTGCTGCTCACCGGTGACAACCAGACAGTGGCGCGCACCGTCGCCGCCGAAGTCGGCATCGACGAAGTCATCGCCGAGGTGCTGCCGCAGGACAAAGCCGCGGTGATCACCCGGCTGCAGGGCGAAGGTCGTGCGGTGGCGATGGTCGGCGATGGCATCAACGACGCCGCCGCGCTGGCGCAGGCCGACCTGGGCCTGGCGATGGGCACCGGCACCGACGTCGCGATCGAAGCCTCCGACATCACCCTGGTCCGCGGCGACCTGCGCGCGGCCGTGGACGCGATCCGGCTGTCCCGCCGCACCTTGCGCACGATCAAAGGCAACCTGTTCTGGGCGTTCGCCTACAACGTGGCCGCACTGCCACTCGCCGCCGCGGGCCTGCTCAACCCGATGATCGCCGGTGCGGCGATGGGTTTCTCCAGCGCCTTCGTAGTCGCCAACAGCCTCCGCCTACGCCGCTTCCACCTCACAACACCATCCTGA
- a CDS encoding TNT domain-containing protein gives MLGFGRANKRPAENARSAPSRTRGGNRGVRVLMALSVGLSAVLIPVVPAPFGPAQTASAQPSSSGPHVPCSGVHDGDERWGPEHLPRPWQEPVGPLLDGYSRSGDLAPAEFLDTYWDPAANSWKYPPQDGFDVRPDGSPDKEPELLEVGDDLDRFGSEYGSFLAPAGDDYAERSLPPQSLTTREADFPCGYHRYEVARPFTVWEGPIAPWFAQPGGGTQILLDSAFLQPDEGQRLNVRWLLSNGYLKPADDLR, from the coding sequence ATGCTGGGGTTCGGACGGGCGAACAAGCGCCCCGCCGAGAACGCGCGTTCCGCGCCGTCACGGACGCGCGGCGGAAACCGCGGCGTTCGGGTGCTGATGGCACTGAGCGTCGGGCTGTCGGCGGTGCTGATCCCGGTCGTTCCGGCCCCGTTCGGGCCGGCGCAGACCGCCTCGGCGCAGCCGTCGAGCTCCGGGCCGCACGTGCCGTGTTCCGGCGTGCACGACGGGGACGAGCGCTGGGGTCCCGAGCACCTGCCCCGGCCGTGGCAAGAGCCGGTCGGTCCATTGCTGGACGGCTACTCGCGCAGCGGAGACCTCGCCCCCGCCGAGTTCCTCGACACGTATTGGGATCCGGCCGCGAACAGCTGGAAATACCCGCCGCAGGACGGTTTCGACGTGCGACCGGACGGCAGTCCCGACAAGGAACCCGAGCTGCTGGAGGTCGGTGACGACCTGGACCGCTTCGGCTCCGAGTACGGTTCCTTCCTCGCCCCGGCCGGAGACGATTACGCCGAGCGCTCGCTGCCACCGCAGAGCCTCACCACCCGCGAAGCCGACTTCCCATGCGGCTACCACCGGTACGAGGTGGCCCGCCCGTTCACCGTGTGGGAAGGCCCGATCGCACCTTGGTTCGCGCAGCCCGGCGGCGGAACCCAGATCCTGCTCGATTCCGCGTTCCTCCAGCCGGACGAGGGGCAGCGGCTGAACGTCCGGTGGCTGCTTTCCAACGGATACCTCAAACCCGCGGACGATCTACGGTAG
- a CDS encoding MFS transporter, protein MHRTTRVTVALLFAAWTVDYIDRLIINVALPSIGETFGLDHGERGLVVSAFFLTYALMQIPGGLLADRYGGVRMASLALLLWSVFTGLTAFAWSFTALLAVRLCFGAAQGLFPGASVSALSARSIPDQRLTANGWMQSSNAVGALLAAVVGSALLSFWDWRIAFLAVAGLGLLVFVAVVRWMPEPLSPDVTGPGRSPGPGGTLRVLRSPAIWGFAVMFFAYDIVSWGISTWTTSFLVERHGLPIGAAGMVVVGPTLLGAIGIVVGGRLSDRFGGRPRRVVVPSMIAVGVLLFLLPRMPSVPLFVVCVTLLGGVAGLAYLPCFSVPLRSLPAALSGAAAGVILFGGQLAGVLSPSVFGYVVEHAGYTTAFTALLVGPVVAIAVVLRVPQTTERFLSRFGEESPHEVAAQRG, encoded by the coding sequence GTGCACCGAACGACCCGAGTCACCGTCGCCCTGTTGTTCGCAGCTTGGACCGTCGACTACATCGACCGGCTCATCATCAACGTGGCGCTGCCCTCCATCGGCGAGACCTTCGGTCTTGATCACGGTGAACGCGGGCTGGTCGTCTCGGCGTTCTTCCTCACCTACGCGCTGATGCAGATCCCCGGCGGACTGCTCGCCGACCGTTACGGCGGGGTGCGGATGGCCTCGTTGGCGCTGCTGCTGTGGTCGGTGTTCACCGGGCTCACCGCGTTCGCGTGGTCGTTCACCGCGTTGCTGGCGGTGCGGTTGTGCTTCGGTGCCGCGCAGGGCTTGTTCCCCGGTGCGTCGGTGAGCGCGCTGAGTGCGCGCAGCATCCCGGACCAGCGGCTCACCGCGAACGGCTGGATGCAGAGTTCCAACGCCGTCGGCGCGCTGCTGGCGGCCGTGGTCGGGTCGGCGCTGCTGTCCTTCTGGGACTGGCGAATCGCGTTCCTCGCGGTGGCCGGGCTGGGGCTGCTGGTGTTCGTGGCCGTGGTGCGGTGGATGCCGGAGCCGCTGTCGCCGGACGTGACCGGCCCGGGGCGGTCACCAGGGCCGGGCGGCACGTTGCGAGTGCTGCGCTCACCGGCGATCTGGGGTTTCGCGGTGATGTTCTTCGCTTACGACATCGTGAGTTGGGGAATCAGCACCTGGACCACTTCCTTCCTGGTGGAGCGGCACGGACTGCCGATCGGTGCCGCCGGCATGGTCGTGGTCGGGCCGACGTTGCTCGGCGCGATCGGCATCGTGGTGGGCGGCCGGTTGTCGGACCGGTTCGGCGGGCGGCCACGCCGGGTGGTCGTGCCCAGCATGATCGCGGTCGGAGTGCTGTTGTTCCTGCTGCCGCGGATGCCCTCGGTGCCGCTGTTCGTGGTGTGCGTGACGTTGCTCGGCGGCGTCGCGGGTCTCGCGTACCTGCCGTGCTTCTCGGTTCCGCTGCGCAGCCTGCCCGCCGCGCTGAGCGGAGCCGCCGCCGGAGTGATCCTTTTCGGCGGTCAGCTCGCCGGGGTGCTCAGTCCCAGCGTGTTCGGTTACGTCGTCGAGCACGCCGGCTACACCACCGCGTTCACCGCGCTGCTGGTCGGGCCGGTGGTGGCCATCGCCGTCGTGCTGCGGGTGCCGCAGACGACTGAGCGGTTCCTGAGCCGGTTCGGAGAGGAATCGCCGCACGAAGTGGCGGCCCAACGCGGCTGA
- a CDS encoding metal-sensitive transcriptional regulator, which yields MHGYTQDKDEYAKRLRRVEGQVRGLAKMIEDDKYCIDVLTQISATTKALQSVALGLLDEHLKHCVTEALAEGGEAADEKVAEAGAAIARLVRS from the coding sequence ATGCACGGATACACACAGGACAAGGACGAGTACGCGAAGCGGCTGCGCCGCGTCGAAGGACAAGTCCGCGGCCTCGCCAAGATGATCGAGGACGACAAGTACTGCATCGACGTGCTCACCCAGATCAGCGCCACCACCAAGGCACTCCAGTCGGTCGCATTGGGGCTGCTCGACGAGCACCTCAAGCACTGCGTCACCGAGGCACTGGCCGAAGGCGGCGAGGCCGCTGACGAAAAGGTGGCCGAGGCAGGCGCCGCGATCGCCCGACTGGTGCGCTCCTGA